A window of Candidatus Eisenbacteria bacterium genomic DNA:
GGGCGGCCAGGAGCAGCGCGTCGCGATCGCGCGCGCGCTGGTGAGCGATCCCACGGTGCTGCTCGCCGACGAGCCGACCGGCGACCTGGACCGCAAGGCGGCCGAGGAGATCCTCACGTTGCTCGAGCGGCTGAACCGCGAGTTCAAGAAGACCATCGTGATGGTCACCCACGACCCGCATGCCGCGGAGCGCGCCCGCCGCCGCCTCCATCTGGAGAAGGGCGTGCTCGAGTCGCAGTCCGGCGCCTATCCGGTCATGGCTCCGGCGTAGGAGACGATGTGAACCTGCTCTCGCTGATCCTCGTCAATCTCGGCCGCAACAAGCGGCGCACCGTCCTCACCATGATGAGCGTGATGATCGCGCTCTTCCTGTTCTGCGCCTTGCGCGGCGTGCTCGACACGTTGAACGAGTCGATCAAGATCGGCAGCGAGTCGAAGCTCATCACGCGCAACGCGATCTCGCTGATCTTCCCGCTTCCGCTCTCCTACCGTGAGCGACTGGCCACCATTCCCGGCGTTCAGGAGGTTTCGTACGCCAACTGGTTCGGCGGCCGTGATCCGGTCGACAACAGCAACTTCTACGCTCAGTTCGCCGGGTCCGAGAACTACCTGACGATGTACCGCGCGGACTACGACATCATCGCGTACGACAAGCCCCCGCCGGGGGCCGCCGTCCCGCCCGGGATGGATCCGACGCTCGCCGCGTACATGCTCGAACGCGAGGCCTGCGTGGTCGGCGAGAAGCTCTTCAAGCGCATGGGCTGGAAGCTGGGCCAGCAGGTGAAGGTCTCGGGCACCATCTTCCCCGGCACCTGGACCTTCAACATCCGCGCGGTCTACCGCGCCAAGGATCCGCAGTTCGGCGAGGAGGCCCTGTTCTTCCACTGGAAGTACCTCAGCGAGAAGGGCATGGGCGGCCAGGGCCAGGTCGGCTGGTACACGCTTCAGCTCGCCGACCCGGGCCGCGCCGGAGACGTGACCCGCGCGGTCGACGCGCTCTACGAGAACTCGGCCGCATCGACGCACACCGAGA
This region includes:
- a CDS encoding FtsX-like permease family protein, which produces MNLLSLILVNLGRNKRRTVLTMMSVMIALFLFCALRGVLDTLNESIKIGSESKLITRNAISLIFPLPLSYRERLATIPGVQEVSYANWFGGRDPVDNSNFYAQFAGSENYLTMYRADYDIIAYDKPPPGAAVPPGMDPTLAAYMLEREACVVGEKLFKRMGWKLGQQVKVSGTIFPGTWTFNIRAVYRAKDPQFGEEALFFHWKYLSEKGMGGQGQVGWYTLQLADPGRAGDVTRAVDALYENSAASTHTETERAFQAGFVSMYGNVPFLIGVIGLAVVFAILMVAANTMMMATRERTAEVGVMKTLGFEDGTIFRIVLAEAAVITLGGGIIGALLAKWAIESSGFNAGGLLPPMTVSWATVATGVGIAVLMGATSGIIPAVQASRLKIVDALRRVE